In the Quercus lobata isolate SW786 chromosome 5, ValleyOak3.0 Primary Assembly, whole genome shotgun sequence genome, one interval contains:
- the LOC115992509 gene encoding zinc finger MYND domain-containing protein 15-like: protein MDLHLKDLFDRFQEQFGSGPGLGPGSGTCLMKVEGVAPNFIKSIFKASAALYRTDPWRRLRPGHFFGIRVGKDLDWSAKKQLFPCVQFIGGDGGDIGFNMFRSENDAKKMTGSRETIRVPNVELLRVTYERESLMFPSNRKMIKSLSLEASGTDRFPVIDVARCTSSGDMQFRDPSLEELRFVYAFMRAISLVHPLLQVDREGGPKWSKLMHFEPFIETVDVQWPPEFSKGYDLVAVTVSHPPGQVYEEKATSTASSTPTKYAEPPKEDAFDDVKVCSNAGSRQCAMCDKEVHGEQSLCCGQCRAMVYCSPICQKQHWKETHKSICGLYKVMMEKEEELAMKIFMFPCAADQPCKWLESLDIHQKGMWRRRCSCYSHCPFGLLPVKGGLWDSWGGLDDEDYPRDSPFHNHLRDGISSPILLSGWLEYYNLRSLPLSSPVADILSHPLTVYHILTALSISSKNLLLKGKEVILHYLGPEGELDWMPAFAEVGHLLNGLGNIQIVMVGPEVPTNLSGTTSGIGSRVRVNLVRGVYQEEATYLPTPHVVVALNCGLDSYVSWVGALDLIKSRGTPAFFTDQNEISCTNAKKVLRSAGLHITLPVTPNPFRTPVKNQGTSCNLPLYSNGFVLGVNT, encoded by the coding sequence ATGGATTTGCATTTGAAGGACTTGTTTGATAGATTCCAGGAGCAATTTGGGTCTGGTCCTGGGCTTGGTCCTGGATCCGGGACATGTCTTATGAAGGTAGAGGGCGTTGCTCCTAATTTTATTAAGTCGATTTTTAAAGCTTCTGCAGCACTATATAGGACTGATCCATGGAGAAGGTTGCGACCAGGGCATTTTTTTGGTATCCGGGTTGGCAAAGATTTGGATTGGTCTGCCAAGAAACAGCTTTTCCCATGTGTTCAATTCATTGGAGGTGATGGGGGGGATATAGGGTTCAACATGTTTCGATCTGAAAATGATGCTAAGAAGATGACAGGCTCAAGAGAGACTATCCGGGTTCCAAATGTTGAGCTTTTAAGAGTCACGTATGAACGTGAGTCATTGATGTTTCCTTCAAATAGGAAGATGATCAAGTCTTTGTCACTAGAAGCATCAGGGACTGATCGTTTTCCTGTTATTGATGTTGCTCGTTGCACATCGTCAGGGGATATGCAGTTTAGGGACCCGAGTCTTGAAGAGCTTAGGTTTGTATATGCATTCATGAGAGCCATCTCTCTGGTGCACCCGTTGCTTCAGGTTGATAGAGAAGGTGGTCCAAAGTGGTCTAAGTTGATGCACTTTGAACCATTTATTGAGACAGTTGATGTTCAGTGGCCTCCAGAATTTTCAAAGGGTTATGACCTTGTTGCAGTTACAGTCTCACACCCACCTGGTCAGGTGTACGAAGAAAAGGCTACTTCAACAGCTAGCTCTACCCCCACCAAATATGCAGAACCACCAAAGGAGGACGCTTTTGATGATGTGAAAGTATGCTCAAATGCTGGCTCGAGACAGTGTGCAATGTGCGATAAGGAAGTTCATGGAGAACAGTCTCTTTGCTGTGGCCAGTGTCGTGCAATGGTTTACTGCAGTCCTATATGCCAGAAGCAGCACTGGAAGGAAACTCATAAAAGCATATGTGGTCTCTACAAGGTTATgatggaaaaagaagaagagctggcaatgaaaattttcatgttcCCCTGTGCTGCTGACCAGCCTTGTAAATGGCTTGAATCATTAGATATCCATCAGAAAGGCATGTGGAGAAGAAGGTGTAGTTGCTATTCTCACTGCCCTTTTGGTCTCCTTCCTGTTAAAGGTGGGCTATGGGATTCGTGGGGTGGGCTTGATGATGAAGATTACCCTCGTGATTCTCCTTTTCACAATCATTTGAGAGATGGCATCTCAAGCCCGATCCTTCTTTCTGGTTGGTTAGAGTACTATAACCTTAGGTCACTGCCTTTGTCAAGCCCAGTCGCTGACATTCTCTCTCACCCGTTGACAGTTTATCACATTTTAACAGCTCTGAGTATCAGCTCAAAAAACCTTCTACTCAAGGGGAAGGAGGTAATTCTTCACTACCTTGGGCCTGAGGGAGAGTTGGACTGGATGCCAGCATTTGCAGAGGTTGGTCATTTACTCAATGGATTGGGCAACATTCAAATAGTAATGGTGGGACCTGAAGTTCCAACAAATTTGTCTGGGACAACTTCTGGAATAGGTAGCAGAGTGAGGGTGAACCTTGTGAGGGGTGTTTATCAGGAGGAAGCCACCTATCTGCCTACTCCCCATGTTGTTGTTGCGCTAAACTGTGGATTGGATAGTTATGTGAGTTGGGTTGGAGCTCTTGATTTAATCAAATCCAGGGGCACTCCTGCCTTCTTCACAgatcaaaatgaaatttcatGTACAAATGCCAAAAAGGTTCTTCGTAGTGCTGGACTGCATATCACACTTCCTGTGACACCAAATCCCTTCCGCACTCCTGTGAAAAATCAAGGGACTTCTTGCAATCTTCCTTTATATAGCAATGGTTTTGTGCTTGGGGTGAATACATGA
- the LOC115992207 gene encoding 15.4 kDa class V heat shock protein-like has protein sequence MDLSPLHPSWQYLYPSHLLFPYQFTPENYVHWTQTPESHVFSADLPGIRKEEIKVEVEDSRYLIIRTEAIDESSVPAKSFMKKFRLPGRVDIDGISAGYEHGVLTITVPRSFRRRGLYIDLANQPEQPEVVARAA, from the exons ATGGATCTCTCACCTCTCCACCCTTCTTGGCAATACCTCTACCCCTCTCATCTCCTTTTCCCCTACCAGTTCACCCCTGAAAACTATGTTCATTGGACACAAACCCCAGAGTCTCACGTTTTCTCAGCTGATCTCCCTG GtattagaaaagaagaaataaaggtTGAAGTTGAGGACTCAAGGTACCTCATAATTAGAACTGAGGCAATAGATGAATCCTCAGTGCCTGCTAAGAGCTTCATGAAGAAGTTTAGGCTTCCAGGCAGGGTTGATATTGATGGAATCTCTGCTGGGTATGAACATGGGGTTCTAACAATTACAGTGCCAAGGTCTTTCAGGAGGAGGGGCTTGTATATTGATTTGGCAAACCAGCCAGAACAGCCAGAAGTTGTTGCACGTGCTGCTTGA